From Punica granatum isolate Tunisia-2019 chromosome 1, ASM765513v2, whole genome shotgun sequence:
TTGCTTCTTATAGTATTAAAATCCGGACTCATTTAGCACTGGACAGAATAGCAAAGTTATAAATCTATAATGTCGTGAAAATGGCATTCCATTTCCCTTTTCAACCAGCCATTACGAGTAATTTGGATATTAACAAGAGATTTTGGAATTAGTTGCAACTCTTTTGCTGATTTGGTGCTTGCCTCACTCGCTATATCGAAATTGCATGCTCTATTCCTTCTATCTTGAAGAGCTGACTGTACCACCTAATATGCTCTTCCAGGAACTCGAGGAGGCAGTGAAAacgaaaaatatgaaaatcttTGTTCTAAGGAAGGGGCAGCTTCGTCTTTACGCCGGGCAACCATTTTCGGATGTAGAGTCAGACTTGATGTCTTTGGTTAAGGAAAATCAAAGTGTTTACAGGTAGAGCTTTGTATGCTGGAACAAAGCTTTTATCATCCGGTCATGCCAAACAGCCTGTCCAAGGAGAAATGAGTCAGAGAATGCcgagaacactcaagaacttCTCCATCAATCGTCTAATTTGATCGAGAATTTTGATCAAACCAAACACTTAGCCTCACTTATCGGGAGTTACAGAGATCTCCACAGGTTGAAACCTAATTTATGGTAATTGAGtttgagaaaagagaaagttgAGGAGGTTTCTATCATGCAGAGAGGCCATTGTTTTTGTTTGATTAATAAGATGAGAAGCAAAAGTTTTGTTCGGCTTAATTTGTAGCAAAGGTCCCTCAGCTGTTTAGCCGCACTGACAGTGTAGAATTTTTCAGTTTACTTACGTTGCTGGAGCTGTTTGTGTTCTTCATCAGAACATAGGTGTCTCGGGTGTAAAATTGTGTTGAAATCAATTGATTTTGCCGTTAAATTTCTAATATGATAGCTGTTCTATTTCAGTGCTGCCATCTTAACAAATTGATATTGGGCAATGATCAACTCGACTGAAGAAGCtgaaaatacaagaaaatcaaagcaAGAAGCTGAAGCCATGAATCCATAAATTTTCCGGTTTTCGCTTGAACAGGCAAAATCTGCTAGTTGTATTGCATAACAGCAAAAACGTTGTTCCATATTTCAGCTCCAGTCATTCCAACAAGTAAATGATCTTATTCCACCAAAGGTACAtggcaaaatttaaaaatgtctATTCCAAATGACCCTTTCTAACCTATGGAAGAATGACCCTCCCGATTAAAGGGAGTGTGCCGAATTGCTCGACTTATGCACaaaactttttgaattttgtaCATAACAAATGCATCCTGAACTTCGAGTTTTCCTGTTGGTTAATTGACTGGCAAAATCTCAATGCTTCCTGTTCCTCATACTCCATTTTTGAAACTTGCTTATACCTCCGAACCTTTTGGAGTGATAATTGGAAAGAACAGGAGGTGCGAAGAGTCTACAGAAACAGACTCCATTCCATAAATTGCTCGGAGCAATTTATATCCAATTCAACTAGAATAATTTCTCCCTCTACATTACCAGTGCTTGGCAGCATGCTGAGACCGTGCCATTTCCCTCAGCACAGCTCCAACAATCGCTGCTTGTTCGAGACATTCCGCCTTATGCAACGCATCTAAAAGAACGATACATGTTTTAGTATGTATACTACGACCTTTCAATCTTGTTTCCTCAAAAAGGGTGAATGCATCCATTGCCCTGCTTGCACAACTTAACCCTTCTATCATCGCATTGTAACATGCAGAATCAGGCACGCCACCATTCGCCTTAAATCGCTCGAATAGTTGATTAGCCTCCAGTACATTTCCAGCCTTTGAGAGTCCCGAGATCATAGCTGTGTACGTGATCATATTGGGCTTCAACCCCTGCTTCTGCATCTCTTGCCAAAACACAAAGGCCTTGTTGAACTTCCTGACCTTGCAAAGACCACAAATTATGATGGTGTAAGTCACGTGGTTAGGAGGGCATTTCAGGTCTTTCATGGACTGAAAACAGACAAGGGCTTCGTTGATTTCCTCTGCTTTTACGAGtgcatcaagcaagcaattcCATGTGTACACATTTGGGTTTAGACCTCTCTGCATCAATTCTTCCATGATTAAATACGCTTCATCGACCCTTCCTACCTTTCCAAATCCATCAACAAGGCTACTGTAAATGACGACATTCAACTCTAATCCTATCGATTTAGCTTCTTCAAAGAGCATATAGGCCTCATCGAGCCTGTCAATTTTCGCTAGCCCATCAATGACGGAACCATATGTGACAACTGTGGGTTGGCACCCTTTAGTCTTCATCTCCTCAAGAAGATGATAAGCTTTGTCAACCTTGCCCGACTTGCAGAATCCATCAATAACTGTGTTGTAAGCAAGAGTGTCTAGCTCATAGCCCTGTTCCTTCATTACATAGAACAACTGATAGGTCTCGTTCGGAAAGCCTGCTTTCACGAGTCCATGAATTAGAATTGAATAGCTCCTCAGATCAGGGATGAAACCCCAAGCCTTTATTTCCTCAAAGAGAGCCCTTCCTTTGGCTGTCTCCCCAGCTTTGAAAACACAGTCCATGTAAGTATTCAGGAGAACAAGGTCAGGGGAGCAACCCGTTCGAACCATTTCCTTGTAAATTTTGTGTCCATCCTCCTTTCTGGCGCACCTAAAGAAATTCCTAATTAGGGAAGTGAAAACAACAGCATGAGGAGTGTGACCAGCGTCGAGCATCTCCTCATAAAGCCTGTAGGCTTCATCAACCCTCCCATTTCTTCCCAACCCATCAATGAGAGAACAAAATGTGACTGCATCAGGGGTGCAGACTTTGCGGTCCATTTCTGCGAACATAGAATAAGCTTCATCGACTCTCTGAGCTTTGCAGAGCCGATCGACCATTATGTTTACGGTCATAACATTTGGGAACAGACCAGCTTCTTTCATGGCATCCCTAATTTGATAGGCAGCTTCCAATTTCTTTGCCTTGCAGAGCATGTCAATGAGAATGTTATGTGTCGGGAGATTAGGGACAGCATCTTTCTTCATCAGATCAAATAACCTTAATGCCTCTTCAACTTTTCCCTTCTTGCCGAGGCAAGTGAGGATGCAATTATACGCAATTACGCTTGGGATGCAGCCTTTCTCCTTCTGTCTCTCGAGCAAATTATATGCTTCGTCGAACTTTCCTACTAAACCATAACCCATGATCATGGTATTGTAAGCATAAACACAAGGCACCGCTCTATTTCTATCCAGCTCTTCAAATAACTCCACTGCCTCACTCAACCTATTGGCTTTACAGAGAACCGAAATCATGCTAGTGTATGTAACATCATCGGGCATTATCCCATGAACTTTCATCTCATGAAAGAACTTCCACACcatgtccaccttcccgaccTTCCCAAAGCAATCTATGCAGACATTGTAGAGAACGATATCAGCTTCTAAAGAGTTACTCTTCATCTCATCCAACAGAGAAAGGGCTGAATCTAACCTTCCCTCCCTTGCAAAAGCTCGGATAAGAGTCGTGAATAAATGGACAGTCACTTCGTAACCCAGCTCCTGCATTTGGTGGAAGAGGGTCAACATGAGACGGGATTCAGGAATTACCGAAAGGGCTCCAATCAAAGTGGTATAGGCAGAATATGCAGGGCGGAACTTGAACTTCCTCAAGGTCTGTATAAGCTCAAAAGCTTCCTTTAGTCTCTGCAACTTCACGCAGCTGGAGACTATCTCAATGCACGTGTTATTAGAGGGACCAAAACCAGCAAGACTCATCTCTTCAAGGACTTGTTCGAGATGACCGAAATTTCTGCTCCGAACCATCACCATGAGAAGGGCGTCGTAGGCCTCGGGGCAGTGAGCACGCTCAGCCTTCGTCTCGACccaatggaaaaaattcactGCGAGATCCGCATCATTGATTCTCCTCAAGACCCCAATAACTAATTCCGTTTGTGGCATTTCATCGAACATATTCAGCGCATTTTGCACCGCAGGCCCCCACAAACCACTCTGCAGGACTTTGCAAGCGTCGTCGATTACCTGCCGTGTGATGTCGAGTTTTCTTGAATTCTCAGGGTTTGCCAAATTCAGGATGGAGACTTTGCTTTCATTAACCCCAGGAGGAGGCTCACCCGGTATGGAGGAGAAGTTGGCGACAACGCTTTGAAGCTTGTAGCACTGACAAGTAAAGCCGATACATTTACCTGCAGCATTGGGACGCCATTACAGACATGATCAAACTTCAAGAAACACAAGCTAGTGATTGAATAATGTCACCACCCACATCAAACCAGACGAGATTTCaaacaaagaaaagagaaaatgagaAACACCCAACTGAATTTGGCATAACTCTGTCggaaattcaataatattttgttcagaaaggagagaaatttCGAGCATCATCACCTCGGCTCTTCAGAAGCATCATCGCTCGTCAAGAATTTTCCCGCTGCCTCTaggaaaaaaggagaaaaaaatccAAGCTTTCTGGTGAAGAGACAGAGGAGTGGAGGAGAGGTAGAATGAGCTCGCAAGTACAGACTACAGAGCGTATGGAGAGCTTATCAGTGGCTCAAGCAAGAGAAATGGAGGGCGATATCACTAGAGCCGGCCGGCGACTAAAAAGCGACCGCCTCGGTCGGTGCCGGTTGTAGGCCCGGTGCATGTAAGCACAAGTGAGAATTCCGTGGGGCCGACACCTATGGAATATGGAAAGAAAGTGCAGACCAGCAGACCCGAGCTCGAATACTCAAGGCTTGACCAAGCTAAAGACGAGCACGGGCTCGAGCTGATGAGCAATTGACCGGGCCGAGCACGAGCCTCCTGAATTAGGGCTTGGTTCGGCCCGTTGAAGCAAGAGAGTTTTGGCCCAACAATGCTCGAGCTCAAGTTCGTATAAGTTTATATAATCTCAAGCTGATTTAAAATCgaaacaaaattataattataaaccATCGTAACAAACTAtaacaatctatatatatatatatatatattgtaatttaaaaTGCTCTCACGAGAGCCTCTCGAGTGATGAAGAGCTTTCAAAAGTCTCTAATTTGAGCGATGAGAAActtccaaaaataatttttcaatttgtagTTGATCTCCGATTCACACtccttctatatatatatatatatatatatatatatatatatcttactAAATGATTTTACATTTTCTAAAGTCTTTATTTCTTAAAAGATCCAAACGGTTTGGTCGAACTATGAAATAAACTTgttaaattatcaatttattatattcctaatttatatttcataaaacattaattaaaatttaaaaatataaaatgccATGCAATGCACGGATAAGTGgattaatttaattgtaaTATAAAAGTTTTGGTTAGACTCGTGAGCTTCTCGAACCGGATATGTTGAGTTCGATTGGGCTCACTCGACAGACTAACTCGGCTTGAGTTCGACGAGCTAAACTCGACCCGTTCACGGATCGTCTCATCTCATTTTCGGGGATCATGGGCGTACTGCGCCAGGTTCATGCTGTGGTAAGCCCCGCAACATTCTCGCTGTCCCTGCCCGTCCACGAATCGCGATGccgctccctctctctctctctctctctctctctctctctctctcgccttGTCTGTCGCCAAAATGGCGCTTCGATCTCAGATTCCTTCCCGTCGTAACTAACCAATGGAACCCCACTTCCCCAAGCCTCGATTCTACGGGCCTCCGATGAAGATGGCCATCCCCCCGCCACCGCCGCCGTCTCAGCACTCCGACAATGACCGGAGCAGCGGCGAGCTCCGTGCGCTCGACTGCAACCTCACCTCCCTCTGTGACCACATCCAGATGGAGGGCTTCCACTCCGGCGCCTTCTCCGACATCGCCGTCCACGCCATGGGCTCCACTTACCACCTCCACCGCCTGATTCTCTCCCGCAGCTCGTACTTCAGGTTATATCTCATCTTGTTTCTCAACACCCAATCCTTCAATCACGTGAACTCTCCATGTATTTCGCAGCTCGTCGTGTAATTAGCCACAGTTATTGTTTCGATTACTTCCACTTACTCATGAATTTAGCTTAGGGAGGTGGGCATTCAAATTCATGGTTCGCAGGTTGTCCATATTACTGCCGAGAGCTGATCAATCATGGGAATTTTGCAACTTTATTTCTAGTTAAGGTCATTCAACTGCCAATGCATTGTCTCAATCCGACATTATCCGTGTCCATTTTGTTCGTTCGGAGGTGCTTTCGTGCATTGTGTGATAATTTGTGTAGCAGCTAAACAGCAACGGAAGCTTAAGATGTTACATTGACCATAGAAAACAATAACATTGATTACGCGCATAAACTCTTCCACTAGCTGTTGTTATTATGTCTCTTGTGTGCAAATGGTATGAAAGCTTGCCCTCTTCCTATTGGAAATAAAGCTTTTTGCGCTTCTCTTTTTCATGTTAATCGTTTTCTTATGCCAAATTGGAAGTtgaaaaaatgtattttcacTAAATTTCATAAAACAAATGTAACTCGAAATTTGATAACTTTAATATAGGATACATTATTTAATCCAGcatttgattgtttatttgtcATGTAGAAGAactttttgaatttcaaatgGCTACAGTGCTTTTGCTTATGTTGTTTGATTGCACATAGTCATTAGCGTTTGCTTAGATGCACAGATGTCGTGGGATGCAACTTCACCTGCTTCTGGTTTATCTGCATGACAGGAACATGCTTCATGGTCCTTGGAAAGAAGCTAGTGCTCCCGTCTTGACATTGAACATTGATGATAAAAATGTGAACCCTGAGGCAATTGCAACAGCTTTAGCCTACTTGTATGGCCATCATCCGAAGCTCAATGATAACAATGCCTTTCGAGTTCTTGCTGCTGCTTCCTTTCTTGATCTTCAGGTATGAATTCCTGGATTTTCTTGTGAGATGCATATAAACTTtcttaaaagatcacaaggGCATAGTTTCCAAATGAGTTCTttaatattattgttgttttcGAGTTCTATGTGTTGACATGTTCTTCTGTGTTGCATCTCGTATAATGTCTTGCCTTTCGCTGTGCAGGACTTATGTGCAATATGTACAGACTTCATTATATCTGAACTATGGACGTCAAACTTCCTGGCATACCAGGTAAGCATGCTCATGTTCCCTGCTATAGAAATCCGTAATTTTCCTATTTATTCATTAAACGCCATCTGCCTGAAATAGGTGTTTGCGGAGAGCCAAGACTATGGCATCCATGGAGAGCGTGTAAGAAATGCTTGTTGGGGTTACCTTTGTCAAAGTGGGGCCATGGAGTTAAAAGAGGTAACGGGTAATCACATAACCATATTACTGTAAATGGTATAACTGGTCTAGTGAGATAACTTTGAAGAAACCAGTCTTTAATTTTCCTTTACCTCAATTATGCAGCCTggaaaagcaaaattctttTGATTTGTCCTTGGTAAAAAAACTTATCTTCTGATTAACTGAAAAGATCCTCCACTGCATTGTTAAACTATGATAAATAATTGAGCAAAGTCTATCCAGTTCTTAAAGACCTCagaattatcttaattatcacaATTTTCAGGCATCTCGTTGTATATTTTCACCTGTTTAGTGAGCTGTGAATGAGTGCTTTTTTTTGCTGGCTTATAATCGTAAATACTGGTAATGGTCCATCTGCCCTATCTTCCTCACTCTAATATCTGGtttcttgtattttttcatttatcatCAGATGCTTCCAAAGCTTTCCTCTCAAACTTTACATGCATTGTTGACGTCGGATGAACTATGGGTACCTAGTGAGGAGAAGCGGTAAGAGCACGCTAGCTGTTAATTTGGATCATTTGTCAGCATTCAAATTTTAACAAAAGAATTGATAAACATGGGTGGCATTTgtgtattttcttttgaaaaggTTCGAACTGGCTCTGTTCACACTTGTAGCCAAAGGTGCCTTGTCTGGGCAAGAGCTTTCTGAGCAGGAAAGTTCTGGTTCAGATGGTGAGACTCCAACTCGCTCTGGCTCATCtgaaggaaaagggaaaaagatgATTCGTGTCTGCTCAAGCAATCAGTTGGAACCCGATTTGGGGAATTTGTGTTTAAGTGATGACTCAGCTCATTGCAGTTCTGCTGATAATCTTCTGGTCCAATTAGGAAATGGCGTTGTTGATTTCCAAAGAGGGGCTTCTTATTACAGAGAGCAGGTACAACAAGCTACTTATGCTCAGCCTAATTCGGACCCCATATACACCAATGCTGAAGGATCTTCAACTTTTAAGACCTTCCCCGAAATGGAGGGCAGTAGACCTTCAGTTACTTATACAGGGACGCAGATGGGGGTAACAACAAGTGGAGCAGTGGAAAATGGAAGTGGATCAGCTATGGAGGGACCATCTGGGGACAGCTCATTCTATCGATGGGATAACAATACCTGGCTTAGCAGAGAGCAATCGATTCATTGTTCTTCAATGATGAATTCTTCCTGCTATGGGCTTATGCCAAATGATTGGGGAAGATGCAGCGTGCCATCTCTCTCATGGGGTGGTAGGGTGGTGGGAAGACGGCAAGTAAAAGATTCCACTTCTGAGAACTGTGGAATTGGTGCGGAGGAATATGATACATTTGTTGATATATTTGAAGGCGGGTCTCTTTTATATTGCAACATGTCTTTCGAGGCGCTCATAACTGTGAGGAATCAGCTTGAAGAGTTCGGTTTTCCTTGCAAAGCTGTCAATGATAGTCTTTGGTTACAGGTTCGGACTTCagatttcttcttttatttgtaAGCATGGAGATTAGGGACATTGATGAGTGTATTCCATCTGTTATTTATGTGAAATTTTATCGTCTGAGCTGGTCAGATCAGTACATATAAAACTTGATCTAGCTGaattacttaaaattaaacCCACTTTGCGCCTGGAGCTGGTTATTTTGCAAAGAGGCCATCGAAGACCATTAATAATCTCTGCTTTAGTCATTTTAAAAATCCTATGTAGATGTGACGTGTGTTTAAGTGATTCTTTAAATCCCATGGCCATTTCTTTGAAATCCAACTTACACCAGTTAGTATGCTTGGTTTCTTATGGAACAACTATTATGCTTGCAGATGCTTTTAAGCCAGAGGGTACAAGAAATTGGTGCAGATACATGCAAGAATTGCTGCCTCCTTAACATGGCATGCGCCTGCAGACAGCCGTTTGGGTTTGTCCATGGCGTGTCCACTCCCACTAGTTACCACATGCAGGAGCAAGACCAGAACAATACTCCTGGAAACATTGGTAATGTTTATGTGGCAGGGCCCGCTCAACAGGGTGAGGGCACTGGCTTATTTAGGCCTGTGAGGGTTCATGTCAGGGGCCATGTTGATGGGCTTGCGGGTATTGGACGTGGAGCCACGTTTGTTCCATCAGCTGCCTGGGCCCCAACTCGTTTTGTCTTCTCTCGTGTTCCCGGTGTGGGAAACCGAAATTGCCAGCAATCTCTTGCTAATGATGACTCAGAGGCAAGAGCTGAGCAGAATGGGGATTTGTCAGGAGATGGGTTGACAGCTCTTGTTGGGCTCAGTCAAGGAGGAAACAGCATTGCGAATGGTCATGGAGATCATAACATCAGGGAATATGAGATGGAGCTTCAGAGCAGATTGACTGGGACTTCTGCAGTGGGCACTAGTTCAAGTAATGGTCCTGTGCAGATGCTTGAGCAATCAGATCATGCTGCAGGAATCGAGTGGGAAAATGGCAATAGTTCTTCTATATCCTTGGATATGAAGACCCCATTGAGCCATTTTCCTCCTTTCCGTTTTGGGTGAGTAATTAATCCTCATCTTTCACCCAAATCTACTTTTATCTAATGATAGCATATATGATGCAACTTTGACTGATCTTATGTATTTTGTATTCAAACCTTTGCTTCATGTGAGCCATGCTTATTTGCCCCAACCTTTATGTTAAAGTGGCTCACTTTCCTAGTTTTTCCTTCGTCATATCTCTCACTTGGTGAAAAGAACTTGGCCAAGGTTCGAATTTGATTTTCACCAACCATTTTTTATTATCCATGACCTAGTTTTCGACTCAGACTTGCCACTCTTGCTGAACTCTTCCATTGTGGTTTGTATTTTCTTAATCCTGAGAAATGACTATCAATCCTTTCCAAATTGTAGGATCTCGTCGTCAGTTTATATCCTCTCTTTGTGCTTGGAAGTCATCTTAATGTTACTCTTAAAACTGATTGCTAAGCTCTATATAAGTctaataatttctttcttgTACTATTTGGGCATTCAGTGCGGAATTCGAGGATGTGCACAGGCTTCATGATGGTCAGGTTAAGCACTCTCCAGAAGTATTTTATGCCGGTTCTCTGTGGAAGGTATGTGCATAGTCTTTTCCAGCTAGTTATTTTCTGATTTTCTCCCAGAGAACCAACATTTTGCAAACTCTTATGAGTGCAGGTCAGTGTTCAGGCTTTTAATGATGAAGATCCCCAAGGAAGAAGAACTCTTGGTATTTCATGTTGTTCTTGTTGTAATgttgtaaattttttctctCCGACAGTAAACGCAATTAAGGAGACAAATTTGCCTTGACTGACTGAAATTTGAATATCATGATAGGGTTGTTTCTTCACCGGAGGAAAGCAGAAATAACTGACTCTCTCAGAAAGGTGAGTTTTGTTTGAGCATTTCTCCCTTTCTTTGACAACTAAGACGATGATTCAATCTTGTTGCATCTGCACTTTCTCCCTGTTATCGTCATACCGTCGTTTGTCATTGTTCATGTTGCCTACAAGTATGCAATTGGATGTTTCTTGAACTCCATGCGTAGTGTCTCATGAAGTTGTGCCATTGTTTTTTCCTCCCCATCTTCAGGTTCATATGTATGTAGACACCCGGGAAAAGGTCACCGCCCGATATCAGGTAACTGTCCCACATCAAATGGCTATGATCACAGGATTCAGACACTGTGTTCAGATTTGTAGACTTCTTCCAGTTTTCTATTCCTTACGTGGAATTTCGTCTGAAGGGTGGATTATATGGTTTCGTAACGGAAAACGAAATGTCTCCCAAAGCGCAACCTGGCTCTTGTTGCCTCATTATTGTcttaagaaaaggaaaaccaaGGCAGTTTACCACCATCAGACCTCTAACGGAAATCAGTCTCGTTTCTCTTTTATATCAGTTGATATGTCCATCAAAGAGAGAGGTCATGCTGTTCGGAAGCTTCAAGCAGAGGGGAACGCTTTTACCAAAAGCTCCAAAGGGATGGGGCTGGAGGACCGCACTCCTATTCGACGAGCTCCCCGATCTCCTCCAGAATGGAGCCCTGAGAGTTGCTGCTGTCGTGCAGCTCGTTTGAGATCGCCAAATGGTAGTGCCTCTCCCGCTCCATGTATAGCGCCGGTTTTTGTATTGcccctatatatatagtctttCCTCCAGAAGGAATTTGCTTATTCTGTGaggatgatgataataatgatGTCTATTCACAAATGTCTCCAGCGTCTGCTTTTAATGGTAATTGTACATGTATGTTTTCTCGTAGACGCGTAAAGCTGTGAGAACGGTTCcggttttctattttctacaGTTAAAAACGTGTTGAAGTTGCATCTGCCGGTCGGAAAACATACCGATCGCATTCCAACACTGCTGGGTTTATGTTCTGCAATTTTTAGGATAAGAAAATCGGGAAATCGCCCGGTGTTCCATAACCCGACATGcctatattttttgaaaatatattgaGATCTCTATCAAGGGCTCTCATCAAGAAAGGAGAGATCATTAAGATGGTCTAAATTCATCGGATTATAGCTGTTGTTTTATAgagaaaaaaagtgtaaaatcTGCACTATTCTATTTGAAAGAGACGCgaattttatatgaatttaattaattaagtttaaTGGCATCATTATtactatataatttatatgtcaACCTGCATTAGTGGAATGGAGGTTGGAAAGAGGTCATAGCATTGTGTCAAGATGTCGATTAAgagaaagatgagcaagaTTAATGAATCCTAAAATGGTCCAATGTGTCCACTATTAGGTAAACCGACCAAAACTCACGGAATAACATTAAATTTAGCTGACTAGTACTTTTTGAATCAgtttgagaaaagaaaatgtaatttACAATCGACTATCAAAGAATTACATATTTTTCGCCGTCATGTCATTGTCGGGAATGCCTCCCGTCGCATCGATCCCCCGACTTATATACTATGGTACCGACGTCACGATCGTTTTCGACAACACGAGATCAAGCCTCGGATAAGAAATTCCCAAATGACACCGGGTTTGCTCGGTAAACTTCGCCATAATAAGATATTGAAGCTAACCCAATGCCCATCGTTGGGACCCGCCAGGAAACTTCCGGTGCGGCGCGGTCCACCGAAACAAGGATGAGGGCGACGGCGAGACCTGCCA
This genomic window contains:
- the LOC116210363 gene encoding pentatricopeptide repeat-containing protein At3g06920 produces the protein MMLLKSRGKCIGFTCQCYKLQSVVANFSSIPGEPPPGVNESKVSILNLANPENSRKLDITRQVIDDACKVLQSGLWGPAVQNALNMFDEMPQTELVIGVLRRINDADLAVNFFHWVETKAERAHCPEAYDALLMVMVRSRNFGHLEQVLEEMSLAGFGPSNNTCIEIVSSCVKLQRLKEAFELIQTLRKFKFRPAYSAYTTLIGALSVIPESRLMLTLFHQMQELGYEVTVHLFTTLIRAFAREGRLDSALSLLDEMKSNSLEADIVLYNVCIDCFGKVGKVDMVWKFFHEMKVHGIMPDDVTYTSMISVLCKANRLSEAVELFEELDRNRAVPCVYAYNTMIMGYGLVGKFDEAYNLLERQKEKGCIPSVIAYNCILTCLGKKGKVEEALRLFDLMKKDAVPNLPTHNILIDMLCKAKKLEAAYQIRDAMKEAGLFPNVMTVNIMVDRLCKAQRVDEAYSMFAEMDRKVCTPDAVTFCSLIDGLGRNGRVDEAYRLYEEMLDAGHTPHAVVFTSLIRNFFRCARKEDGHKIYKEMVRTGCSPDLVLLNTYMDCVFKAGETAKGRALFEEIKAWGFIPDLRSYSILIHGLVKAGFPNETYQLFYVMKEQGYELDTLAYNTVIDGFCKSGKVDKAYHLLEEMKTKGCQPTVVTYGSVIDGLAKIDRLDEAYMLFEEAKSIGLELNVVIYSSLVDGFGKVGRVDEAYLIMEELMQRGLNPNVYTWNCLLDALVKAEEINEALVCFQSMKDLKCPPNHVTYTIIICGLCKVRKFNKAFVFWQEMQKQGLKPNMITYTAMISGLSKAGNVLEANQLFERFKANGGVPDSACYNAMIEGLSCASRAMDAFTLFEETRLKGRSIHTKTCIVLLDALHKAECLEQAAIVGAVLREMARSQHAAKHW
- the LOC116215514 gene encoding uncharacterized protein LOC116215514, whose product is MEPHFPKPRFYGPPMKMAIPPPPPPSQHSDNDRSSGELRALDCNLTSLCDHIQMEGFHSGAFSDIAVHAMGSTYHLHRLILSRSSYFRNMLHGPWKEASAPVLTLNIDDKNVNPEAIATALAYLYGHHPKLNDNNAFRVLAAASFLDLQDLCAICTDFIISELWTSNFLAYQVFAESQDYGIHGERVRNACWGYLCQSGAMELKEMLPKLSSQTLHALLTSDELWVPSEEKRFELALFTLVAKGALSGQELSEQESSGSDGETPTRSGSSEGKGKKMIRVCSSNQLEPDLGNLCLSDDSAHCSSADNLLVQLGNGVVDFQRGASYYREQVQQATYAQPNSDPIYTNAEGSSTFKTFPEMEGSRPSVTYTGTQMGVTTSGAVENGSGSAMEGPSGDSSFYRWDNNTWLSREQSIHCSSMMNSSCYGLMPNDWGRCSVPSLSWGGRVVGRRQVKDSTSENCGIGAEEYDTFVDIFEGGSLLYCNMSFEALITVRNQLEEFGFPCKAVNDSLWLQMLLSQRVQEIGADTCKNCCLLNMACACRQPFGFVHGVSTPTSYHMQEQDQNNTPGNIGNVYVAGPAQQGEGTGLFRPVRVHVRGHVDGLAGIGRGATFVPSAAWAPTRFVFSRVPGVGNRNCQQSLANDDSEARAEQNGDLSGDGLTALVGLSQGGNSIANGHGDHNIREYEMELQSRLTGTSAVGTSSSNGPVQMLEQSDHAAGIEWENGNSSSISLDMKTPLSHFPPFRFGAEFEDVHRLHDGQVKHSPEVFYAGSLWKVSVQAFNDEDPQGRRTLGLFLHRRKAEITDSLRKVHMYVDTREKVTARYQLICPSKREVMLFGSFKQRGTLLPKAPKGWGWRTALLFDELPDLLQNGALRVAAVVQLV